From a single Anomaloglossus baeobatrachus isolate aAnoBae1 chromosome 4, aAnoBae1.hap1, whole genome shotgun sequence genomic region:
- the S1PR2 gene encoding sphingosine 1-phosphate receptor 2 gives MSIYKQYLNVSKINEHYNYTKGIKKDISESRHIISVTFIIICCVIILENILVLISVWRNKKFHSAMFFFIGNLAFSDLLTGCAYIANILLSGTNTYTLTPVAWFIREGTAFTTLAASVFSLLAIAIERHVAIVKVKVYSSDRNCRMIILIGACWVISMVIGGLPIIGWNCIGNLDECSTVFPLYTKKYILFIVTIFTIILLSIVILYVRIYCIVKSSHAEIAAPQTLALLKTVTIVLGVFIICWLPAFTILLMDVACKVKVCHILYKADYFFGVATLNSALNPIIYTLRSKEMRREFLRVLCCWNYVRKSRNADKCMLHLRSSSSLERCTQKHYFPTSPVIKDCNTFV, from the coding sequence ATGAGCATCTACAAGCAGTACCTAAATGTGTCCAAGATCAATGAACATTATAACTATACTAAAGGGATTAAAAAAGACATCTCTGAATCTCGACATATCATCTCTGTGACCTTCATCATCATTTGCTGTGTTATTATCCTGGAGAACATCCTCGTCCTTATTTCAGTTTGGCGAAATAAGAAGTTCCACTCTGCCATGTTCTTCTTTATTGGAAATTTAGCATTTTCTGATCTTCTCACTGGATGTGCCTATATTGCTAATATCTTGTTATCTGGTACAAACACCTACACGTTAACTCCAGTGGCCTGGTTTATCCGTGAAGGCACAGCTTTCACAACTTTAGCTGCTTCTGTCTTTAGCCTGTTGGCCATTGCCATTGAAAGACATGTGGCCATTGTTAAAGTCAAAGTCTACAGCAGCGACAGGAACTGTAGGATGATCATCCTGATAGGAGCTTGTTGGGTTATTTCAATGGTAATTGGAGGTTTACCCATCATTGGCTGGAACTGCATTGGAAATTTGGATGAATGTTCCACCGTCTTCCCGCTCTATACCAAAAAGTACATTTTGTTCATAGTTACAATCTTCACTATTATACTTTTATCCATTGTGATTTTATATGTCCGCATATATTGCATCGTAAAGTCAAGCCATGCGGAGATAGCGGCACCGCAGACTCTTGCCCTTTTGAAAACTGTTACGATAGTCCTTGGAGTTTTCATCATCTGCTGGCTTCCAGCAtttactattctccttatggatgtGGCCTGCAAAGTGAAAGTCTGCCACATTCTCTACAAAGCTGACTACTTCTTTGGGGTAGCCACCTTGAATTCGGCATTGAACCCCATCATCTACACCCTGAGGAGCAAAGAAATGAGGAGGGAATTTCTGAGGGTGCTTTGTTGTTGGAACTATGTGCGGAAGAGCAGAAATGCAGATAAATGCATGCTCCATTTACGTAGTTCTAGCTCTTTAGAACGTTGCACACAAAAACATTACTTTCCCACGTCACCTGTGATAAAAGACTGCAATACATTTGTGTGA